A window of the Phycisphaerae bacterium genome harbors these coding sequences:
- a CDS encoding NPCBM/NEW2 domain-containing protein gives MIRKIITLRGESAWFRQHVEFDAVDLPGSPRAPQLTLERVVLLDEPLPEPVEFTMPGWQSYPVFTESLFFGVEFPVASAMVKDGRIVLSHAPGRVMTLPTSYRSREAVVGVCPPGRVRESFERYVDSFRRKGKGPHFNYNSWWTAPVPFSEKDVLSLIKTFEDQLYRPFGAAMDSFTLDMGWSARTGIWQIDRSRFPGEFATLNRALAAQSCRLGLWWSPSNNYTPQSFDSLWAAKQGYETQSLASSTIRDYRVCCLAKGTRYQAAAKEAIAGLANRFKLGQMKFDGYRHECKEADHGHLPNELSREVTAEGIIDIFAAVREASPDIWMEPTCFGYDASPWWLRYVESVIGPFGDDAPAGAVPAPVYRESYTTSRDFYNLRGAATPVPIAAQEVLGIVHQTPDPLCNDAVVTVLRGHQFISLYLNPKHMRPDEYRFLAELMTWSRANASLLERTKLVWPRTWREKGLPTVHDTKAMQRETYGYAHWNDGQGLICLRNPWIQMDLVEVLLDEATIGADVRFERYSAIQEYPHRRCVAVGLNHGDRLTLSMGPYETKVIRLCPSIREDLPDSSSGQVCGAKVASAKSKAVKTTAQSPGTQPFGDDYTIVTPPEGLRWTSTIEGRSPGRGWKVYYLLESDKSPEVLDPVFTINGLAAESTLIDSAGQWCASGLKSKHGWKWYVVDLPSGQWQVSAAMNTPQHDISASAWLVREFDPPAAITQPGPHKGRMPPFPLPPDCRSQISVVAIAPTRLLTPDMEVITFEPRIKRIPGIYLDRLEPVSVKQGWGRLMKNKSVWDKTMCIGSQVYHRGLGTHAPAEVVYDLGGKYKAFHGLAGQDAAANGTITVEIHVDGEKRWDSGRMARHEPAREFSVSVAGAKTLTIIVTDADDGIVGDHADLADAWLEP, from the coding sequence TTGATACGGAAGATCATTACCCTGCGCGGTGAATCCGCGTGGTTCCGCCAGCATGTTGAGTTCGATGCTGTTGATCTTCCAGGCAGCCCCAGGGCACCCCAGTTGACGCTGGAACGAGTCGTCCTGCTCGACGAACCCCTGCCCGAGCCGGTGGAGTTCACGATGCCGGGATGGCAGAGCTACCCCGTCTTCACCGAGAGCCTCTTTTTCGGCGTGGAGTTCCCGGTGGCCAGTGCCATGGTCAAGGACGGGCGCATCGTTCTGTCGCATGCCCCTGGTAGAGTCATGACCCTGCCGACCTCCTATCGTTCGCGCGAGGCGGTCGTCGGTGTCTGTCCGCCCGGACGGGTGCGAGAATCGTTCGAGCGATACGTCGATTCGTTTCGCCGCAAAGGAAAAGGTCCCCACTTCAACTACAACAGTTGGTGGACGGCGCCGGTCCCTTTCTCCGAGAAAGACGTCCTCAGCCTGATCAAGACGTTCGAAGATCAGCTTTACCGCCCGTTCGGCGCGGCGATGGATTCATTCACCCTCGACATGGGCTGGTCGGCTCGAACAGGCATTTGGCAGATCGATCGTTCGAGATTCCCCGGCGAGTTCGCGACGCTGAACCGTGCCTTGGCCGCGCAATCCTGCCGCTTGGGCCTGTGGTGGTCGCCCAGCAACAACTACACACCGCAGTCGTTTGACAGTCTTTGGGCCGCCAAGCAAGGCTATGAGACGCAGTCGCTGGCCAGTTCCACCATCAGGGACTACCGCGTTTGCTGCCTTGCGAAGGGAACGCGATACCAGGCTGCTGCAAAGGAGGCGATCGCCGGGCTGGCCAACCGGTTCAAGCTCGGGCAGATGAAGTTCGACGGCTACAGGCACGAATGCAAGGAAGCGGATCACGGCCATCTGCCCAACGAGCTCTCGCGCGAGGTCACGGCCGAAGGGATCATCGATATCTTTGCGGCGGTCCGCGAGGCGAGCCCGGACATCTGGATGGAGCCAACCTGTTTCGGATACGACGCCAGCCCGTGGTGGCTGCGCTACGTCGAGTCGGTGATCGGTCCGTTCGGCGACGACGCACCGGCCGGCGCAGTCCCCGCACCTGTTTACCGCGAGAGCTATACGACCTCCCGCGACTTTTACAATCTGCGTGGGGCGGCAACGCCCGTCCCGATTGCCGCTCAAGAGGTGCTCGGCATCGTGCACCAGACGCCCGACCCGCTGTGCAACGACGCCGTGGTCACGGTTCTGCGTGGGCACCAGTTCATCAGCCTGTACCTCAATCCCAAGCACATGCGGCCGGACGAGTACCGCTTCCTTGCCGAGCTCATGACGTGGTCGCGGGCCAATGCGTCGTTGCTTGAGCGAACGAAACTCGTCTGGCCGCGAACGTGGCGGGAGAAGGGCTTGCCGACAGTCCACGACACCAAGGCGATGCAACGTGAGACCTACGGATATGCTCATTGGAACGACGGCCAGGGCCTGATCTGCCTGCGCAACCCGTGGATTCAGATGGACTTGGTCGAGGTGCTGCTTGACGAAGCGACCATCGGCGCGGACGTGAGGTTCGAGAGATACTCCGCAATACAGGAATACCCCCATCGCCGTTGCGTGGCCGTCGGACTGAATCATGGCGACAGGCTGACGCTGAGCATGGGACCGTATGAGACGAAGGTCATCCGCCTTTGTCCGTCAATCAGGGAGGATCTGCCCGACTCCTCCAGCGGACAGGTGTGCGGGGCAAAAGTCGCCTCGGCGAAGAGCAAGGCGGTTAAGACGACTGCTCAATCCCCTGGGACGCAACCCTTCGGCGATGACTACACAATCGTGACGCCGCCGGAAGGCTTGCGGTGGACCTCGACGATCGAAGGACGGAGCCCTGGGCGCGGCTGGAAGGTTTACTACCTTCTTGAATCGGACAAATCGCCGGAAGTCCTGGATCCAGTGTTCACGATCAACGGCTTGGCCGCTGAAAGCACGCTGATCGACTCGGCGGGCCAGTGGTGCGCCTCGGGATTGAAGTCAAAGCACGGATGGAAGTGGTACGTGGTTGATCTTCCATCAGGACAATGGCAAGTGTCTGCGGCCATGAACACGCCGCAACATGACATCTCGGCATCCGCATGGTTGGTCCGAGAGTTCGATCCGCCGGCAGCCATCACACAACCGGGGCCACATAAGGGCCGCATGCCGCCATTTCCCCTGCCGCCCGACTGTAGATCGCAGATATCGGTGGTTGCGATTGCTCCGACGAGACTGCTGACTCCGGATATGGAGGTCATTACCTTTGAGCCCAGGATCAAGAGGATCCCTGGGATCTACCTCGACCGGCTGGAGCCGGTTTCGGTCAAGCAGGGCTGGGGCAGGCTTATGAAAAACAAGAGCGTGTGGGACAAAACGATGTGCATCGGCTCCCAGGTCTACCACCGTGGGCTCGGCACGCATGCACCGGCCGAGGTGGTCTACGATCTTGGCGGGAAGTACAAGGCCTTTCACGGCCTGGCGGGCCAAGACGCGGCCGCGAACGGCACCATCACTGTTGAGATTCACGTGGACGGCGAGAAACGCTGGGATAGCGGGCGGATGGCGCGTCACGAGCCCGCCAGAGAGTTCAGTGTCTCTGTTGCCGGGGCCAAGACGCTGACTATCATCGTGACCGATGCCGATGACGGGATTGTCGGCGACCATGCCGACTTGGCAGACGCCTGGCTGGAGCCGTAG
- a CDS encoding sulfatase-like hydrolase/transferase produces the protein MLFNGLWRRIIRMTVGLLVLTILLAGPAMAAESSRPNVLFLFTDDQRPDGIAALGNSAIKTPVMDSLARQGLVFRNAYIFGSNVGAVCQPSRNMLLSGRAYFRWNGPYAPADQPNFPASMKQAGYFTYHHGKKGNNAVLIQKLFDVDKYVDESQDRKSGEPGRIIVDEAIAFLRNRPVDRPFFMYLAFGNPHDPRVADRKYLDLYQRDKIPLPRNYMPLHPFDNGEMVIRDELLAPWPRTEDEIRRQLHEYYAVISGLDHNLGRLLDAVRQLGLFDNTIIIFSSDNGLALGSHGLMGKQSLYDHSAKVPLIIVGPGVPRGSSDALVYLMDIFPTICEMTGTAVPDGLDGKSFKPVIDEKVKSVRDSVFMSYGNCQRGIRDERFKLIRYPLIDKTQLFDLQADPDELHDLADDTGQKERIEKMMVQLAEWQKRLGDKAPLTVAEPKNPKFTPPTGEALNKLLEQWKIKP, from the coding sequence ATGTTGTTCAATGGCCTGTGGCGCCGTATCATTCGGATGACCGTCGGTTTGCTCGTGCTTACGATTCTTCTCGCCGGCCCGGCGATGGCCGCCGAAAGCAGCCGCCCTAACGTGCTCTTTCTGTTCACAGACGACCAGCGGCCGGACGGTATTGCCGCGCTCGGCAATTCTGCGATCAAGACGCCTGTCATGGACTCGCTGGCCCGGCAAGGGCTCGTGTTCCGCAACGCCTATATCTTCGGCAGCAACGTCGGCGCCGTCTGTCAGCCGAGCCGCAACATGCTGCTCAGCGGTCGGGCATACTTCCGATGGAATGGGCCCTATGCCCCTGCCGACCAGCCGAATTTCCCCGCGTCCATGAAGCAGGCGGGCTACTTCACTTATCATCACGGCAAGAAGGGCAACAACGCCGTGCTCATTCAGAAGCTGTTTGACGTCGACAAGTACGTCGACGAGAGCCAGGATCGCAAGAGCGGTGAACCCGGCAGGATTATCGTTGACGAGGCCATCGCCTTCCTCAGGAACCGGCCCGTAGACAGACCATTTTTCATGTACCTGGCTTTCGGAAACCCCCACGACCCCCGTGTGGCCGACCGGAAATACCTTGATCTCTACCAGCGCGACAAGATCCCTCTGCCAAGAAACTACATGCCGCTTCACCCCTTCGACAACGGCGAAATGGTGATTCGGGACGAGCTCCTGGCCCCTTGGCCACGAACCGAGGACGAAATCCGGCGCCAACTCCACGAGTACTATGCCGTCATTAGCGGGTTGGACCACAACTTGGGCCGGCTGCTCGATGCCGTCAGGCAGCTTGGCTTGTTCGACAACACCATCATTATCTTCTCGTCCGACAACGGCTTGGCTCTCGGCAGCCACGGTTTGATGGGCAAGCAGAGCTTGTACGATCACAGCGCCAAGGTGCCGCTTATCATCGTCGGACCGGGCGTTCCTCGCGGCAGCAGCGACGCCCTCGTCTACCTGATGGACATTTTCCCCACGATCTGCGAAATGACGGGTACGGCGGTTCCCGACGGCCTTGACGGCAAGAGTTTCAAGCCGGTGATCGATGAAAAGGTAAAGAGCGTCCGCGATTCTGTTTTCATGTCATACGGCAACTGCCAGCGCGGGATCCGCGACGAACGATTCAAGCTGATCCGCTACCCCCTCATTGACAAGACGCAGCTTTTCGATCTGCAGGCCGACCCCGACGAGTTACACGACTTGGCCGACGACACGGGGCAGAAGGAGCGAATCGAGAAGATGATGGTCCAACTGGCCGAATGGCAAAAGCGTCTCGGCGACAAGGCCCCCCTCACGGTGGCCGAGCCAAAGAACCCCAAGTTCACGCCGCCGACGGGCGAAGCGCTGAATAAGCTGCTTGAGCAGTGGAAGATCAAACCTTAG
- a CDS encoding PIG-L family deacetylase → MLLDTILDSSYRPPRVAVIVAHPDDETLWAGGQILARPDWDWTIVTLCRGNDPDRAPKFRRVLERLNARGAMADLDDGPEQTPLPWAEVEDAILSLLCGTAFDAVLTHGPWGEYTRHRRHEEASQAVTRLWRNGRLTAGRLFLFAFEDGQRAYLPRPRANAHLVETLSQEIWQQKYDIITGLYAFAPDSWEAQATPRQEAVWHFESPDALNGWIGSEEGSCR, encoded by the coding sequence ATGCTGCTGGACACTATTCTTGATTCCTCCTACCGGCCGCCCAGGGTGGCGGTCATTGTAGCGCACCCCGACGACGAAACGCTGTGGGCCGGCGGCCAGATATTGGCTCGACCGGACTGGGATTGGACCATTGTGACTCTGTGTCGGGGCAATGACCCGGACCGGGCTCCCAAGTTCCGGCGGGTGTTAGAGCGCCTGAACGCCCGTGGGGCCATGGCCGACCTGGATGACGGGCCGGAGCAGACTCCGCTGCCTTGGGCTGAAGTTGAGGACGCCATCCTGTCGTTATTATGCGGAACGGCATTCGACGCGGTCCTGACACACGGGCCGTGGGGGGAATACACCCGGCACCGGCGTCATGAGGAGGCTTCGCAGGCGGTTACCCGTTTATGGCGGAATGGGCGGCTGACGGCCGGCCGTTTGTTCCTGTTCGCCTTCGAGGACGGGCAACGGGCATACCTGCCCCGACCCCGAGCAAATGCCCACCTGGTTGAGACGCTCTCGCAAGAGATATGGCAACAGAAATACGATATTATCACCGGCCTTTACGCCTTTGCGCCCGACAGTTGGGAGGCCCAGGCAACGCCCCGACAAGAGGCGGTTTGGCATTTTGAGTCTCCCGACGCGCTGAATGGATGGATTGGAAGCGAGGAAGGATCCTGTCGATGA
- a CDS encoding helix-hairpin-helix domain-containing protein, giving the protein MTLLPLVPGAFPAAAPAEVDSRVDPNTATWAELASLPGIGEVLAKRIVEYRQGKAGRPDKVVFRQPADLEAVRGIGPKTVAKLAKHLKFPETATVPGP; this is encoded by the coding sequence ATGACCTTGCTCCCGCTTGTTCCCGGGGCATTTCCTGCGGCTGCACCTGCTGAGGTGGACTCCAGGGTTGACCCGAACACTGCCACTTGGGCAGAGTTGGCCAGCCTGCCGGGGATCGGAGAGGTTCTTGCCAAGCGGATTGTCGAGTATCGCCAAGGCAAGGCCGGTCGGCCCGACAAGGTCGTTTTTCGGCAACCCGCAGACCTGGAAGCGGTTCGCGGGATTGGTCCCAAGACCGTTGCCAAGCTGGCCAAGCACCTGAAGTTTCCCGAAACGGCCACCGTACCAGGGCCGTGA
- a CDS encoding endo-1,4-beta-xylanase produces the protein MLRFQVHHNGRPVSDMDLAGTYLVGSDGVPLRAELEFRDSQIVCAKRADGPAGLAVLWPIPGCGAILSETSRLMDRDQPYNLLLELVRGRLTRINQKREDWGLFDFEGVEQVAEQVDKARDLFIAALCADSPVEQSKVAEEALKLAFVAGEQLCQFHADLFLGRRKQTPGFTKRVFGCTVDLHNNSDEYRERFKETFDFAYIPVPWRLVEPKQQTREWQLIDNWIEWLAKSRLPVRMGPLVSLDAEHIPDWLSQYEDDYESVRSAIVEHVRRTVERYGNYVYCWDAVSGIHAENAFNFTFEQIMDLTRVTVSLVKQLAAKSSQVAIDLVAPWGEYYARNQRTIPPMFYADMISQSGVGFDGIAAQFVFGAPRDGMFVRDMFQISDKLDRLGNLGKPVHITAVQVPSKMIGEKGSLGGGCWLKPWDEAVQAKWARGFYTVALSKPFVDSITWIDLADRPSNRLIPFGGLLKEDLSPKPAYRVLKDFRAELVATARRPPGQRVR, from the coding sequence ATGTTAAGATTCCAGGTGCACCACAATGGTCGGCCAGTCAGCGACATGGATCTCGCCGGCACTTACCTTGTTGGCAGTGACGGGGTTCCGCTGCGCGCCGAATTGGAGTTTCGCGACTCACAAATTGTTTGCGCGAAGCGGGCCGACGGACCGGCAGGGCTGGCCGTGCTTTGGCCTATTCCCGGTTGCGGGGCCATACTCAGCGAGACCAGCCGTCTCATGGATCGCGACCAGCCCTATAACCTCCTGCTTGAGCTGGTCCGCGGGCGGTTGACGCGCATCAACCAGAAACGCGAGGATTGGGGTCTGTTTGACTTCGAAGGGGTCGAGCAGGTTGCCGAGCAGGTCGACAAGGCGCGGGATCTGTTCATCGCGGCGCTGTGCGCGGATTCGCCCGTGGAGCAATCGAAGGTGGCGGAGGAGGCGCTGAAACTGGCTTTCGTTGCCGGGGAGCAGCTCTGTCAGTTTCATGCCGACTTGTTTCTCGGCCGCCGCAAGCAAACTCCGGGGTTCACCAAGCGCGTTTTCGGCTGCACGGTAGACCTGCACAACAACTCCGATGAATATCGTGAGCGATTCAAAGAGACCTTCGACTTTGCTTACATTCCGGTGCCTTGGCGGCTGGTGGAGCCCAAGCAGCAGACCCGCGAATGGCAATTGATCGACAATTGGATTGAATGGTTGGCGAAATCGCGACTGCCGGTCCGAATGGGCCCCCTCGTGAGTCTTGATGCGGAACATATTCCCGACTGGCTGAGCCAGTACGAAGACGACTACGAGTCTGTCCGCAGTGCAATTGTCGAGCACGTTCGGCGAACCGTCGAACGGTATGGGAACTACGTGTATTGCTGGGACGCGGTCAGCGGCATTCATGCGGAGAACGCGTTCAATTTCACCTTTGAGCAGATCATGGACCTGACCCGGGTGACCGTGTCGCTGGTGAAACAGTTGGCAGCCAAGTCGTCGCAGGTGGCTATCGATCTGGTCGCACCTTGGGGCGAGTACTATGCTCGTAACCAGCGGACGATTCCGCCCATGTTCTACGCCGATATGATCAGCCAGAGCGGCGTCGGTTTTGACGGCATTGCCGCTCAGTTTGTTTTTGGGGCGCCGCGGGACGGGATGTTTGTTCGAGACATGTTCCAGATCTCGGATAAACTTGATCGTCTTGGCAATCTGGGCAAACCTGTTCATATCACTGCTGTTCAGGTACCCTCGAAGATGATTGGCGAGAAGGGCAGCCTGGGCGGAGGATGCTGGCTCAAGCCTTGGGACGAAGCGGTTCAGGCAAAATGGGCGAGGGGCTTCTACACGGTTGCCCTAAGCAAGCCGTTCGTCGACAGCATTACATGGATAGATCTTGCCGACCGGCCATCAAACCGCCTGATTCCGTTCGGCGGACTTCTCAAAGAGGACTTATCGCCGAAACCGGCATACAGAGTACTTAAGGACTTCAGAGCGGAATTGGTGGCCACGGCGAGGCGGCCCCCGGGCCAGCGGGTCCGCTGA